The Mycobacterium sp. EPa45 genomic interval CCGCTTACCTCGACTCGATCCAGGCGACGGTGCAGATGCTGGCGGACCACGGCATCTATACCGTCATCGACATGCACCAGGACCTCTACAGCGGAACGTTCTACGGTGAGGGCGCCCCCGAATGGGCGTCCGACGGCGGCGGACGGCCCAACCAGAACTCGGGGTTCCCGGGCAATTACTACGTCAACGGCGCCATGGCGCACGCCTGGGACGCGTTCTGGGCCAATTCCACAGCACCGAACGGCATTGGGCTGCTGGACAATTACGCGATGACGTGGCAACACGTCGCGAGCTACTTCACCGGCAATTCCGCGGTCATCGGCTACGACATCATGAACGAGCCGTTCCCGGGCTCGAACTACCCGGTCGCCTTGTTCGGCGGTTCCTTCTTCGTTGCGCAACAGCTCACGCCGATGTACAACCAGGTCGCTGCCGCCATCCGCTCGGTCGACGGGACCACGCCGCTGTACCTGGAACCGCCCAACCCCGCGGTCACCGAAATCCCCACCCTGCTCGGTATCCCGATAGCCCTGCTGGGGCGGATCAATGACCCGAATTACGTTGTGGCCTTCCATAATTACTGCGGTCCGATTGGTGGCGAGCTGTGCACCAAGATCGCCGACACGCTAGCGGCGCAAGCGGCGGATTACTCGAAGCAGCAGAATGTTCCGGCGATGATGAACGAGTTCGGCGCCACCGGCGACATCGATGCGCTCACCAAGGAGATGCGATCCGGTGACCGGTACTTCATGAGTTGGGCCGCGTGGGCGTACACCGGCGCGGGTGACATCACCGGGTCGCCCGATGTCGAGGGTCTGGTCTACGACCCGACGAAGGAGCCGACGGGCGACAACGTGAACATCGGCAACCTGCGCACGTTGGCGTCGCCCTACCCGCAGCTGATCTCTGGCACGCCGAAGAACTGGTCATTCACCGACGGCACCTTCACGTTCGCGTATTCCACCGCGAAGATCGATGGCTCCGGGACGTTCGCCGACGGCGCGCTGACCACGATTTCCGTCCCGAAGGTCGAGTTCCCCAACGGCTACGTGGTGACCGTCACCGGCGGCCACGTAGTTTCGGCCGCCAACGCCGCACAGCTCGTAATAGCCTCAGGTCCCGGCGCAACGACGGTCAGCGTCGTCGTCAGCCCCGCACCCTGACCGAGCACTGTCCCGGCGCGGGTCGCGCGTGCTACTCGAGCACGAAGACCGGGATCAATCGGTCGGTCTTGGTCTGGTACTCCGCGTACGGCGGGTAGGCCTCGACGGCCAGCTTCCACCAGTGCTCGCGCTCCTCACCGGATACCTCGCGAGCGGTCAGAGTGACGGTCGTGTCCCCATCCTGAGCCGTGACCGTGGGATTCGCCTTGACGTTGAAGTACCACGACGGATGCGCCGGGTCACCGCCCTTGGAGGCGACCATCGCGTACTTGCCATTTTCCTCGACGCGCATCAGCGGCACGTAGCGCTTCTTGCCGGATTTGGCTCCGGTGGTGGTGTACAGAACCACCGGGCGGTCCATGATGTGGACGCCGTCGGTGGTGCCTTGTTTCAGAATCTGCTCGGTCTGCTCGCGCACCCAATCGGTGGGGCTCAGTTCCGCATTCTCAGTCATGGACCGCTCAACTCCTCTCGTGTTTTGACTATTCCCTCATCCTGGGCGCGCTAACCGACGCTGTGCGCCGCTCAGCAACCGCCACCCGCCTCACCACGGTGAAGCGGGCGGTGGCGTCGGTGCAGGCAGTAGAGACCGAGTGGCTGAACAGGGTCACTGATCGTTGACTCTAGCGCCGATCGATTAGCCTGCGGGCATGACCAGCGATACTGGCCGCGTGCGGGTGGCCGTCCTTGACGACTACCAGAATGTGGCGTTGGAGATGGCCGACTGGTCCGCGGTTTCCGACCGCGCCGACATCACCGTCTTCGACGACCACCTGTCCGACCCCGACGAACTCGTCGCGCGACTGGCCCCATTCGACGTCGTGTTCGTGATGCGGGAGCGAACACCGTTGCCCCGCAGCATCATCGAGCGACTGCCGAAGCTGAAGATGATTGCGTCCACCGGGCCGTTCAACGCCTCCATTGACATGGCGGCGGCCGAGGACCACGGCATTCACGTCGGGACGACCGGCGGCACGGTGGCGTCGACGGTGGAACTGACGTGGGCCCTGATCCTGGCCGGCGCCCGAGATCTGGTTGCCGAGGCGTGCTCGGTGCGCGA includes:
- a CDS encoding nitroreductase family deazaflavin-dependent oxidoreductase, whose translation is MTENAELSPTDWVREQTEQILKQGTTDGVHIMDRPVVLYTTTGAKSGKKRYVPLMRVEENGKYAMVASKGGDPAHPSWYFNVKANPTVTAQDGDTTVTLTAREVSGEEREHWWKLAVEAYPPYAEYQTKTDRLIPVFVLE